Within Takifugu rubripes chromosome 20, fTakRub1.2, whole genome shotgun sequence, the genomic segment ACTACCAGCGcgttatttacatttaaaacagtcCTAATAATATTTTAGGGGGAATTTGATCGACATTTAGAGTTCCACAAAACGTAACATCCCGGTACGTCGCCGCGTCAGCACGCACGTGCATTACGCACGCCTTATAAAGCCCTGCTTTCTGACGTCAGCTGCCTCTTCCCTGCCTGTGCCCTCGTGTGGTGGGCAGTGTAAAACTTCAAGTGTCTTTTCGCCATTAAGCGAATCTTAAACCATCCGTCAAAATGGTGAGTGTTTTTACATTCCGTTGCGTAGATTATGGGTTACTGAACTCTTAAAGTGCGCCTGGTGGTGTTATAAATGtcgtatttgtgtgtttttgcgcTATCGTGTTACATTCATGACGGTCCATGGGCTAGGCTTTGATCAAAATGGCAGCGACGCTCTTGTGTAATGGGGCCGTTTTCAGCTGTTTTCATCTTAAATTCAAGGCTAAATGGTTGTTGTGTGGTTTCCGTGCCGAAATAAGTCGCGTTCGAACCCTTTGACATGTTGCGTTACAATTCTTAAAGGTCGAAACGCCTAATGTAGGATGACGACATGGTGTTGCGTCGTTGCTTAACGCGCCGGAGCATCTATATGGATATTTCTGTCAGCATTTTGGCGATGACAACCCAAGTTAAATATCGTTAAGGGTGTTGAGTGTTGTCTGCTGGGATCAGCGGTGACGCATTGAAACCATTATTGGGTATTGCGGTCATTTGCCGGCACTGCGTATTCGTGGCCTTACCGGCTAGTTCGACCCGcgcgctagcattagcattagcgtgtTGTCAAAGTCCGGACACGTGGCTCTTCTGCGTCCACGTATCGCGCGCCCTCTTACAATTATTCAACCAAACATTATTAAATCGACCGAAGTTGAGTTTCCTATTTGAGCAAGCATCTGGAGATGGTGGTTTAAAGGGAGCGTGTCTGGTGATTACAGATGAGGCCCCAGCCATATCTATGGCTGCGCCGCTACGCCCAGTAACCGTCGGAATCTTGTCTTACTTGGTCAGGACACTTGAATCCTTAGTGCGTCAAACAGCAAAACAGAGTTCCTTTTTTGGGGAGGCGTGAGCCATAAATTGTGCTGCATAACCGAGCCGATGACGACCGTAACTATTGGTACATCGATGTGTTGCACATAAGTGGATTTTAACTTGGAGCCTTTATTAATGGCCTGTATTTTACTGTAGACAGTGATTGGTTTGAATATTGCCCTTTTAATTTTGTGGAGAGACGAGATCCCGCTGCAAAACCTGTCAGTTGCATTGTGACAGAGTATTAATTTTATTTCTCCACTCCTCAGGTGAACTTCACAGTCGACCAGATCCGTGCCATCATGGACAAGAAGGCCAACATCCGTAACATGTCTGTGATCGCGCACGTCGATCATGGAAAGTCAACTCTGACCGATTCGCTTGTGTCAAAGGCTGGAATCATTGCCTCAGCTCGTGCCGGAGAGACTCGTTTCACCGACACGCGCAAAGACGAACAGGAGCGTTGCATTACCATCAAATCCACGTAAGTGTCCAGTTAGATTTCTCAGCGGGAATTATAAACTGCCCAGTTTGTCATTTGACACAGTGCAAAACACAGGTCATGAGGCCAGCATTGTGGGGTTAGAACGGTCTCTGCATCACCGGTAGATTCTCGTCAacctgttatttattttttttaaagatgaaaataGACATTTATTAGCTTGTAAAAGATCTTAGTCCAGGGTCAGCTCACCGATAGTGAAGCACCTGTGCTCCCATCACTAAGTTCATTCCAGTTTTCCCTGAATATTAAACAACCTTCCACATCAGTAGTTGTCTTTTTGTCTGGGATGGTGTTGTGTAGGGTTACGATGTTGCGTTGATTGTTGTGAGGGCTGGAGTGCTGTTCCTTTTGTGAGGATTTTAGGTTTTTGCGATTGCTGTTTTCTCTGGTTTACTTTTGTTGTCCTTGTTTATAGCGCCATCTCCCTGTTCTATGAGCTGGCTGAAAATGATCTGGCTTTCATTAAGCAAGACAAGGATGGCTCTGGCTTCTTGATCAACCTGATTGATTCACCAGGACACGTGGACTTCTCGTCTGAAGTTACTGCTGCTCTTCGTGTTACTGACGGTGCTCTGGTTGTAGTCGACTGCGTCTCTGGTAAGAATATAGCCATGTTGACAAACATACAATTGCTAACCTGTCATTCTTGTctttaatacttttttttttcctgcatttgcTGTATTGGCATCACAGCATGTACATGGTAATTTCTGAAATTATATTTAAACTGTTCTACAGTAAATTAATTTCATTGTTACCCTCAGGCGTGTGTGTACAAACTGAGACAGTGCTCCGTCAGGCCATTGGTGAGCGTATCAAGCCAGTTCTGATGATGAACAAGATGGACCGTGCCTTGTTGGAGTTGCAGCTTGAACCTGAAGACTTGTACCAAACCTTCCAGCGTATTGTTGAGAGTGTCAATGTCATCATCTGTACCTACGGAGAAGTCGAAACCGGACCTATGGGCAATGTCATGGTGAGAAGGAAACGGGTTTACACTCTTTTGCCCAAAGTCAGTTTTTGATTAGCCAAGTGACATTGTCGTGATGTTTTCAATGCTACTAGGTTGAGCCAGTTTGTGGTACAGTTGGCTTTGGATCTGGACTCCATGGCTGGGCATTCACGCTGAAGCAGTTTGCTGAGATGTATACATCAAAGATGCTTGCCAAGGGAGCTGATAAGATGACAGCAACTGAACGTTGCCAGAAAGTGGAAGACATGATGAAGAAACTCTGGGGTGATAGGTCGGTCTTAATAAATGCATGGCCCCAGTTATGAGGCATTGTTTGGTTGCATTTCTGAAATACTATACCACATCACACTAGGTACTATGACGCAAAGAACGGAAAGTTTCTCAAGACTAGTACTGCAGCGGATGGCACCAAGCTCCCCCGTACATTTGTTGCGCTTGTCCTGGACCCAATCTTCAAGGTAACAAATATTTAACAAAACTATTTGTCAGCCTCGTAATATAAAGTCCAGTGTCATTCATTTACTGCAGAAATGTACATTACTTTAGATGGTCATCAACGCAGACCTGAGGTccccatctttgtttttgtaatAAAAAGGCAAACTCAAAACCCAGCTGGGTCTGGGTTGATGAGCATCTGGCCTAAGCTTTAATCTTAAAGAATAGTTTGCTGTATTATGTGCCTATAAATATGCTGTAAATGGCTCTTGTATATAATAAAAAGATCTCTTACTTCTTTCTTTCATCGTAAATTCAAAATGCTaacataaaaatgcaaacatggATCTTAAAGGGCAATAGCTCTGTCAGGTTTTGTTGCATCAGTCTGAAGTTACTTTAGGTTTGATCTCATGTTACTGTGCCTGCAAATGATGAGTTAAACATTCTTCACTTTGACCTGATTGACAGGTGATGATAAATTTGACTGAACCAGGCacggttgtttgtttttttttcgcTTTTCTTGCGTCTTTGTTGGACTTGGTCACTAAACACAAACTGCCTTTTAGGTTTTCGATGCCATCATGAACTTCAAGAAGGAGGAGACGGCAAAAATGATCCAGAAGCTTGACATCAAGTTGGACTCCGAAGATAAGGACAAGGAGGGAAAGCCCCTCCTGAAGGCGGTGATGCGCCGCTGGCTGCCCGCTGGAGACGCTCTTCTGCAGATGATCACCATTCATCTGCCTTCCCCCGTCACTGCCCAGAAGTATCGCTGCGAGTTCCTTTATGAAGGACCTCCAGATGACGATGTTGCCATGGGTAAATATTTTAGTTTGACGGATGCATTACATCTACTGATGCATTTAACACTGTTAATTCAGggatttgtgtatttttataATCAGGTATCAAGAACTGTGACTCCAAGGCTCCCCTGATGATTTACATCTCAAAGATGGTCCCCACCAGTGACAAGGGTCGCTTCTATGCATTTGGCCGTGTGTTTTCTGGGTCCGTGTCTACTGGGTTGAAAGTACGCATCATGGGGCCCAACTACGTCCCTGGCAAAAAGGATGACCTCTACACTAAGCCAATCCAGAGGTATGTAATTACGTCTGACTTCATTCTTATATTTTTCATCATTAAAAACTAACTTTGCATAACCTTTTTTGCCAGGACTATTTTGATGATGGGTCGTTATGTTGAGCCCATTGAAGATGTGCCTTGCGGTAACATCGTGGGTCTGGTTGGAGTTGACCAGTATCTCGTCAAAACCGGAACCATCACCACTTACGAGCAGGCACACAACATGAGAGTGATGAAGTTCAGTGTCAGCCCCGTAGTGAGAGTTGCTGTGGAAGTCAAAAATCCTTCAGATCTGCCCAAGCTGGTTGAGGGATTGAAACGTCTGTCCAAGTCTGATCCTATGGTGCAGTGTATCATTGAGGAGTCGGGCGAACATATCGTTGCTGGTGCTGGCGAGTTGCATCTTGAAATCTGTCTGAAGGATTTGGAGGAGGATCATGCTTGCGTTCCACTCAAGGTCAGTAGGCTACTTAAGTTGTGTAGTGTTTTTGCAGTTGTGCACCCAAAATCCTTAAAGTAGATCATTTCTTTATCTGACATTAATTTTCTTTTAGAAATCTGATCCCGTGGTGTCCTACCGAGAGACTGTCTCTGCGGAGTCCAACGTAATGTGTCTGTCAAAGTCTCCCAACAAGCACAACCGTCTGTTCATGAAGGCCCGCCCCTTCGAGGATGGCCTGGCAGAAGACATTGAAAAGG encodes:
- the LOC101071068 gene encoding elongation factor 2, with product MVNFTVDQIRAIMDKKANIRNMSVIAHVDHGKSTLTDSLVSKAGIIASARAGETRFTDTRKDEQERCITIKSTAISLFYELAENDLAFIKQDKDGSGFLINLIDSPGHVDFSSEVTAALRVTDGALVVVDCVSGVCVQTETVLRQAIGERIKPVLMMNKMDRALLELQLEPEDLYQTFQRIVESVNVIICTYGEVETGPMGNVMVEPVCGTVGFGSGLHGWAFTLKQFAEMYTSKMLAKGADKMTATERCQKVEDMMKKLWGDRYYDAKNGKFLKTSTAADGTKLPRTFVALVLDPIFKVFDAIMNFKKEETAKMIQKLDIKLDSEDKDKEGKPLLKAVMRRWLPAGDALLQMITIHLPSPVTAQKYRCEFLYEGPPDDDVAMGIKNCDSKAPLMIYISKMVPTSDKGRFYAFGRVFSGSVSTGLKVRIMGPNYVPGKKDDLYTKPIQRTILMMGRYVEPIEDVPCGNIVGLVGVDQYLVKTGTITTYEQAHNMRVMKFSVSPVVRVAVEVKNPSDLPKLVEGLKRLSKSDPMVQCIIEESGEHIVAGAGELHLEICLKDLEEDHACVPLKKSDPVVSYRETVSAESNVMCLSKSPNKHNRLFMKARPFEDGLAEDIEKGDVTARQELKARARHLVEKHSWEVGEARKIWCFGPDGTGPNLLVDVTKGVQYLNEIKDSVVAGFQWAVKEGVLCEENMRAIRFDIHDVTLHTDAIHRGGGQIIPTARRALYACELTAQPKIMEPVYLVEIQCPETALGGIYQVLNKRRGHLFDDVNITGTPMHLVKAYLPVNESFGFTADLRSSTGGQAFPQCVFDHWQILPGNPFEADSKPGLVVAETRKRKGLKEEIPALDNYLDKL